Proteins found in one Corynebacterium zhongnanshanii genomic segment:
- a CDS encoding GNAT family N-acetyltransferase: MVHWLGDIVAELSGRRQRVSTPYVRTTGQDPALVRLRDLRRGDGQRWRELRLSNEKQLRPVEPTVEGTWQEAHTPGRWRDTYLYLQDARRHGSVFPLVIEADGQFVGQLTLGTIQRGSLSNCWIGYWVAKEYSGRGIATAATALGTDFAMKMLKLHRVEATVLENNSASIAVLRNTGFRVEGRLQRNLHIDGHWQDHLLVAQTVEESTPGGVVHRLINTGRLRPGMG, from the coding sequence ATGGTCCACTGGTTGGGTGACATTGTCGCCGAGCTGAGCGGCAGGCGGCAACGGGTGTCCACCCCGTATGTCCGCACGACGGGCCAGGATCCGGCGCTGGTGCGCCTGCGTGACCTGCGGCGCGGCGATGGGCAGCGCTGGCGTGAGCTGCGGCTGAGTAACGAAAAGCAGCTGCGGCCCGTGGAGCCCACCGTGGAGGGGACCTGGCAGGAGGCGCATACGCCGGGGCGGTGGCGGGATACCTATCTGTATCTTCAAGATGCGCGGCGTCACGGCAGTGTTTTTCCGTTGGTGATTGAGGCCGACGGGCAGTTTGTGGGGCAATTAACGCTCGGCACAATTCAACGCGGAAGTCTGTCCAATTGTTGGATTGGCTATTGGGTGGCGAAGGAATATTCCGGCCGAGGAATTGCCACGGCGGCCACCGCGCTGGGCACGGATTTCGCGATGAAGATGCTGAAACTGCACCGGGTGGAAGCCACCGTCCTGGAGAATAATTCCGCCAGCATTGCTGTGCTGCGCAACACGGGTTTTCGGGTGGAGGGCCGCCTGCAGCGCAATCTTCACATTGATGGCCACTGGCAGGATCACCTGTTGGTGGCGCAGACGGTGGAGGAAAGCACGCCGGGCGGTGTGGTTCATCGATTGATTAATACGGGGAGATTGCGGCCGGGTATGGGCTAA